A single window of Spirochaetota bacterium DNA harbors:
- a CDS encoding ROK family protein produces MAYGVNIDLRKTNKRNLIIDLFRRNEYLSKIQAKKLSGYSMDTVLSIFDGLARDELIVPSEGAQKPKGRKAVFFRLNGEKLYYLGVTFNQARILSTLVDFSNRVRDTATTELALGIGREQFLEIFRRHLGEFSARLAGVAGRIRNIGCSIPGDIDAATGVLRSYVFMPFLEGVNFCDILHEFFPEREIEVEHNIRSMTSYVLYSSDLVRRYRKILFVSARSGAASGLIHHGEIVTDRGEMGHVRVSDEDRRCACGRRGCLDLYFSHQSISEAISSLGAGSGAAAGHHDLQEIISLYGNDAPGVRAMMDERLRYFSSALLDMVNILEPDLVILSGELLEAYGDPVARIRAALAVEYADSGSVTNLKNAEIIFMKTGIEIAATGVCYHLINKHWGYVENGDLA; encoded by the coding sequence ATGGCGTACGGCGTGAATATCGACCTCAGGAAAACCAATAAGCGCAACCTCATCATCGACCTTTTCCGGAGGAACGAATACCTGTCGAAGATCCAGGCGAAGAAGCTTTCCGGGTATTCCATGGATACCGTGCTTTCAATTTTCGACGGGCTCGCCAGGGACGAGCTGATCGTCCCCTCCGAGGGCGCACAGAAGCCGAAAGGCCGCAAGGCGGTCTTCTTCCGCCTGAACGGCGAAAAGCTCTATTATCTGGGCGTCACCTTCAACCAGGCCAGGATACTCAGCACGCTCGTCGATTTCTCGAACCGTGTCCGCGACACCGCAACGACCGAGCTCGCGCTCGGGATCGGGAGGGAGCAGTTCCTGGAAATTTTTCGAAGGCACCTCGGGGAATTTTCCGCGAGGCTCGCCGGCGTGGCGGGCCGCATCAGGAATATAGGCTGCTCGATCCCCGGCGATATAGACGCGGCGACCGGCGTTCTGCGCAGCTACGTGTTCATGCCGTTCCTCGAAGGGGTGAATTTCTGCGACATCCTTCACGAGTTTTTTCCCGAAAGGGAGATCGAGGTCGAGCACAATATCAGGAGCATGACCTCGTATGTCCTGTACAGCTCGGACCTGGTGCGGAGGTACCGGAAAATCCTTTTCGTCTCGGCGCGTTCCGGGGCCGCGAGCGGTCTCATCCACCACGGCGAAATCGTAACGGACCGCGGGGAGATGGGCCACGTGCGCGTATCGGACGAGGACCGGCGGTGCGCGTGCGGCAGGCGGGGCTGCCTGGACCTGTACTTTTCCCACCAGAGCATATCGGAGGCGATATCGTCACTGGGGGCGGGGAGCGGCGCCGCGGCGGGGCACCACGATCTGCAGGAGATAATTTCCCTGTACGGGAACGATGCGCCCGGCGTGCGCGCCATGATGGATGAGCGGCTGCGTTATTTTTCGTCCGCGCTGCTGGACATGGTGAACATCCTGGAGCCCGACCTCGTGATCCTGTCGGGCGAGCTCCTGGAGGCCTACGGCGACCCCGTGGCCCGCATTCGCGCCGCGCTCGCGGTCGAGTACGCGGATTCGGGATCGGTGACGAACCTGAAAAACGCCGAAATTATATTCATGAAAACGGGCATAGAGATCGCCGCGACGGGCGTCTGCTATCACCTCATCAATAAGCACTGGGGCTACGTGGAGAACGGCGACCTGGCGTGA
- a CDS encoding SET domain-containing protein-lysine N-methyltransferase — MLSAKISRRKKGSEFGLYAEEPIFEREFIWMQHEGDSNRQIYLSWDDIQKLPDGQRRIFLNYCYQVGADLFSGYVGIEDVLTDDSNFMNHSCDPNCWYEGEMLVARRDIVPGEEITYDYATDCTGRDWDFQCMCGSRECRGRLSRDDWKKLQPVYKHHFHHHLHRAKIARRKAG; from the coding sequence ATGCTGAGCGCAAAGATCAGCCGCAGGAAAAAGGGAAGCGAGTTCGGGCTTTACGCCGAGGAACCCATTTTCGAAAGGGAATTCATCTGGATGCAGCACGAGGGCGACAGCAACAGGCAGATATACCTGTCCTGGGATGATATCCAGAAGCTCCCGGACGGGCAGAGGCGTATATTCCTGAACTACTGCTACCAGGTGGGCGCCGATCTCTTCTCCGGCTACGTCGGGATCGAGGACGTGCTCACGGACGACTCCAATTTCATGAACCATTCCTGCGATCCCAACTGCTGGTACGAGGGGGAGATGCTCGTGGCGCGCCGCGATATCGTACCCGGCGAGGAGATTACCTACGACTACGCGACCGACTGCACCGGGCGCGACTGGGATTTCCAGTGCATGTGCGGATCACGCGAGTGCCGGGGAAGGCTCTCGCGCGACGACTGGAAAAAACTCCAGCCGGTGTATAAACACCACTTCCACCATCATCTTCACCGCGCGAAAATCGCGCGCCGCAAGGCGGGCTGA
- a CDS encoding aminoacyl-tRNA hydrolase yields the protein MPASPGNKPKAVHTTPAMKIIACLGNPGKKYRNNRHNIGFMIGEMLASRYSIAPSRKEFGALTGSGRIADERCLLVFPQTFMNLSGRSVREALAWHEEPPDNLIVIHDEIELAFGVFRAKFGGGHKGNNGIRSIMQELGTGDFHRVRIGVGRPANPEIPVADYLLADFTADERAGIERLAPQVLDEIVALIDRNDPDEEQGDGNP from the coding sequence ATGCCCGCATCGCCCGGCAATAAGCCGAAGGCCGTCCATACCACACCTGCAATGAAGATAATCGCCTGTCTGGGAAATCCCGGGAAAAAATACCGCAATAACCGTCACAATATCGGGTTCATGATCGGGGAGATGCTCGCGTCCCGGTACTCGATCGCCCCGTCCAGGAAGGAGTTTGGCGCACTCACGGGCTCGGGCCGCATCGCCGACGAACGATGCCTGCTCGTCTTTCCCCAGACCTTCATGAACCTGAGCGGCCGTTCCGTCAGGGAGGCGCTCGCCTGGCACGAGGAACCGCCCGACAACCTGATCGTCATCCATGACGAGATCGAGCTTGCGTTCGGCGTCTTCCGCGCGAAATTCGGGGGCGGCCATAAAGGTAACAACGGCATCCGGTCGATCATGCAGGAGCTTGGCACGGGGGATTTTCACCGCGTGCGCATCGGCGTGGGGCGGCCCGCGAACCCGGAGATTCCCGTAGCGGACTACCTGCTCGCGGATTTCACCGCGGATGAGCGCGCCGGGATCGAACGGCTCGCCCCGCAGGTGCTCGATGAAATCGTCGCCCTCATCGACAGGAACGATCCGGACGAGGAGCAGGGAGACGGGAACCCGTAA
- a CDS encoding anti-sigma factor antagonist, whose product MCTNRVPEIMKTSRLITDKYALLRVEGSLTNENIQTFSEEIERLMEERTNLVLDFSEVSFICSATLGLLLRFNQNFNRENRAFVIFGVHEDIMKIFTITEVSNYLSLHPTQKEALEYMDARIARQ is encoded by the coding sequence ATGTGCACTAATCGCGTTCCGGAGATTATGAAGACATCACGATTGATCACCGACAAATATGCGCTCCTCCGCGTCGAGGGCTCTTTAACCAATGAGAACATCCAGACTTTCAGCGAGGAGATCGAGCGCCTCATGGAGGAGCGGACAAATCTCGTCCTCGATTTCTCCGAGGTAAGCTTCATCTGCAGCGCGACACTGGGCCTGCTCCTGCGCTTCAACCAGAACTTCAACCGGGAAAACCGCGCGTTCGTCATCTTCGGGGTTCACGAGGACATCATGAAGATTTTCACCATCACCGAGGTATCCAACTACCTTTCGCTCCACCCCACCCAAAAGGAAGCGCTGGAATACATGGATGCCCGCATCGCCCGGCAATAA
- a CDS encoding glycosyltransferase family 1 protein, translated as MRILFLCYRGNPFCGGQGIYLYHLTKELAKLGAQIDVIVGPPYPEPIEGWARVYRLDNLNLWAERTRRLPYEKLVRVLSPWHFTDYMLTRFHVFPEMETFSMRAFFLLGNLLRERRYDIIHDVQCLGWGLLPMKEYGMPIVTTVHHPLSHDRRADFMIDRNMWEKFCTVMFYPLTMQKTVINRLDRVITSSRSGIKDLGSEFGVSPGKVSVVYNGMDVEGFRNTGEKREGRMLLFVGNTEDHKKGMRYLFEALSLLPEDVTLTIVDEGPPRRLSAWTIITEMGLEKRVRFTGKVDISALVSLYSRATVLVMSSLHEGFGLPAAEAMACETPVVATTAGALPEVVGDDGAGILVPPRDGKAIADAVMKLLGDGKLRREMGKKGRKRTEEKFAWPVAAKNTLQVYRDVIESYRRAV; from the coding sequence ATGAGGATTCTGTTTCTCTGCTACAGGGGGAACCCCTTCTGCGGCGGGCAGGGGATTTACCTCTACCATCTCACGAAGGAACTCGCGAAGCTGGGCGCCCAGATCGACGTGATCGTGGGGCCGCCCTACCCCGAGCCCATCGAGGGATGGGCGCGGGTGTACAGGCTCGACAACCTGAACCTGTGGGCGGAGCGCACGCGGAGGCTCCCCTACGAAAAGCTGGTGCGCGTTCTCTCTCCCTGGCATTTCACCGACTACATGCTCACGCGCTTCCACGTTTTCCCCGAGATGGAGACGTTCAGCATGCGCGCCTTCTTCCTCCTGGGGAACCTGCTCCGCGAGCGTCGCTATGATATCATACACGACGTGCAGTGCCTCGGCTGGGGGCTCCTCCCCATGAAGGAGTACGGGATGCCCATAGTGACGACGGTGCACCATCCGCTCTCGCATGACCGGCGGGCGGATTTCATGATTGACAGGAACATGTGGGAAAAGTTCTGCACCGTCATGTTTTACCCGCTCACCATGCAGAAGACGGTAATCAACCGGCTCGACCGTGTGATCACGTCTTCGCGGAGCGGCATAAAAGACCTTGGGTCCGAGTTCGGGGTAAGCCCCGGAAAAGTGTCCGTGGTGTACAACGGGATGGATGTCGAGGGTTTCAGGAACACGGGAGAGAAACGCGAAGGGCGTATGCTCCTCTTCGTGGGAAATACCGAGGACCATAAGAAAGGCATGCGCTATCTCTTCGAGGCGCTCAGCCTTCTCCCGGAAGACGTGACCCTCACCATAGTGGACGAGGGGCCGCCCCGGCGCCTGAGCGCATGGACCATCATCACGGAGATGGGGCTCGAAAAACGCGTGCGGTTTACCGGGAAGGTAGATATATCGGCCCTCGTGAGCCTTTACTCGAGGGCGACCGTCCTCGTGATGTCGTCCCTGCACGAGGGATTCGGGCTCCCGGCCGCGGAGGCCATGGCGTGCGAGACGCCGGTGGTCGCGACGACGGCAGGCGCGCTGCCCGAGGTGGTGGGGGACGACGGCGCGGGCATCCTGGTGCCGCCACGGGACGGTAAGGCGATCGCCGACGCCGTCATGAAGCTTCTGGGCGACGGGAAGCTTCGACGCGAAATGGGAAAGAAGGGGCGCAAGCGCACGGAGGAAAAATTCGCGTGGCCGGTGGCGGCGAAGAATACCCTGCAGGTCTACCGTGACGTGATCGAGTCGTATAGGAGGGCCGTATGA
- a CDS encoding glycosyltransferase family 1 protein has product MKICLLSYRGNPYCGGQGIYLMYVARELVKMGHEVHAIVGPPYPFEMPGVTLHRISNHNYFNIKKDFIKPHKPFATFEPLNFYEFCASKFGIFPEIETFSIRAFLKLRDLLKTHRFDVIHDNQCLGYGFLLINMLGVPFVSTLHHPLSIDRSTWFEYPSNFALKMKRILYYPLIMQTIVSNRMHKIITVSHDSAREINKAFGVPMENQSVVYNGMDSSIFYPLKGVKKKRNSLIFVGNVEDRKKGVIYLLKAMTLMKHRAHLTIVDGGAPNRNYVPRWIERFGIADRVTFTGKIPLTRLVELYAQTEIAVCPSLYEGFGFPAAEAMACEVPVIAATGGALPEVVGEHMKTGYLVPPRDPEAIAEGIDFLFDNPAIRKKMGKDARVRVLKEFTWENAAREMVEVYREVMSAHG; this is encoded by the coding sequence ATGAAGATTTGTCTGTTGAGCTATCGGGGCAATCCCTACTGCGGGGGGCAGGGCATTTATCTCATGTATGTCGCGCGCGAGCTCGTCAAGATGGGTCACGAGGTTCATGCGATCGTGGGGCCGCCGTATCCGTTCGAGATGCCGGGCGTGACGCTGCATCGTATAAGCAATCATAATTATTTCAATATAAAAAAGGATTTTATCAAGCCCCATAAGCCCTTCGCGACCTTCGAGCCCCTCAACTTTTACGAATTCTGCGCCTCCAAGTTCGGAATATTTCCGGAGATCGAGACATTTTCGATCCGCGCATTTCTCAAGCTGAGGGACCTTCTCAAGACGCACCGATTCGACGTCATCCACGACAACCAGTGCCTGGGATATGGGTTCCTCCTGATCAACATGCTGGGGGTTCCCTTCGTATCGACGCTGCATCATCCGCTCTCGATCGACCGGAGCACCTGGTTCGAGTACCCTTCGAATTTCGCGCTCAAGATGAAGCGGATCCTTTATTACCCGCTCATCATGCAGACGATCGTATCGAACCGCATGCACAAGATCATCACCGTGTCGCACGATTCGGCCCGGGAAATCAACAAGGCGTTCGGCGTACCCATGGAAAACCAGAGCGTGGTGTACAACGGTATGGACTCGAGCATCTTCTATCCCCTCAAGGGTGTGAAGAAGAAAAGGAACAGCCTCATTTTCGTGGGAAACGTGGAGGATCGCAAGAAGGGGGTGATCTACCTCCTCAAGGCGATGACGCTCATGAAACACCGGGCGCATCTCACCATCGTGGACGGGGGCGCACCCAACCGCAATTACGTGCCGCGCTGGATCGAGCGCTTCGGGATCGCGGACCGGGTGACCTTCACCGGGAAGATACCGCTCACGCGCCTGGTCGAGCTTTACGCCCAGACCGAGATCGCGGTGTGCCCTTCCCTGTACGAGGGCTTCGGCTTCCCGGCGGCGGAGGCGATGGCCTGCGAGGTACCGGTGATCGCCGCCACGGGCGGGGCGCTTCCCGAGGTCGTGGGCGAGCACATGAAGACCGGCTACCTGGTCCCCCCGCGCGATCCCGAGGCGATCGCGGAGGGGATCGATTTCCTGTTCGACAATCCCGCGATCAGGAAAAAGATGGGCAAGGACGCGCGCGTGCGCGTGCTCAAGGAATTCACGTGGGAAAACGCGGCGCGCGAGATGGTTGAGGTCTACCGGGAGGTCATGAGTGCTCACGGTTGA
- a CDS encoding class I SAM-dependent methyltransferase, which yields MLTVDFDLLGVKKGQLALDAGCGTGRHSFEFLARGAEVLGMDMDMESVRKARYTMAVMMGNGQAHPEGRCQVHLGDALRLPFRDATFDRIICSEVMEHVDDDELAARELTRVLKPGGRIAVTVPTYISEWMFDALTYEYFTSPGGHVRKYVPRRLVAILNRQGLDVYAVDFRHALHTVYWMIRCVVGLHLENQPLTRGYRTFLTYGMGSRFMERFEGLLDNLFPKSVILYAVKK from the coding sequence GTGCTCACGGTTGATTTCGACCTCCTGGGTGTGAAGAAGGGCCAGCTCGCGCTCGACGCCGGCTGCGGCACCGGGAGGCACTCCTTCGAGTTCCTCGCGCGCGGCGCGGAGGTGCTCGGCATGGACATGGACATGGAATCGGTGCGCAAGGCGCGCTACACGATGGCCGTCATGATGGGAAACGGACAGGCGCACCCCGAGGGACGCTGCCAGGTGCACCTGGGCGACGCGCTCAGGCTGCCGTTCAGGGACGCGACCTTCGACCGGATTATCTGCTCGGAGGTTATGGAGCACGTGGACGACGACGAGCTCGCGGCGCGCGAGCTCACGCGCGTGCTCAAGCCGGGCGGCCGGATCGCGGTGACGGTTCCCACGTACATAAGCGAATGGATGTTCGACGCGCTCACCTACGAATACTTCACCTCCCCGGGCGGGCATGTGCGGAAGTACGTCCCCCGAAGGCTTGTCGCGATACTGAACCGCCAGGGGCTCGACGTCTACGCGGTGGATTTCAGGCACGCCCTTCATACCGTGTACTGGATGATCCGCTGCGTCGTGGGGCTCCACCTGGAGAACCAGCCGCTCACGCGCGGCTACCGGACGTTTCTCACCTATGGAATGGGCTCCCGCTTCATGGAGCGTTTCGAGGGCCTGCTGGATAATCTCTTTCCCAAGAGCGTGATTCTCTACGCGGTAAAAAAATAA
- a CDS encoding type II toxin-antitoxin system RelE/ParE family toxin, with product MYAWNHNQLEKRSIEFTRRAVREYKKLPEGYKALIDLALGKLENGGLLDLKPVIGEKDTFRIRIGKYRILFILRDKIAIVVKIGSRGDVYK from the coding sequence ATATACGCATGGAACCACAACCAATTGGAAAAGCGTTCGATAGAATTTACCAGGCGAGCAGTCAGGGAATATAAGAAGCTGCCGGAAGGGTATAAAGCCCTTATCGATCTTGCCTTGGGAAAACTGGAAAACGGCGGACTGCTCGATCTCAAGCCGGTCATTGGGGAAAAGGATACCTTCAGGATCAGGATCGGAAAATACAGGATTCTTTTTATCCTGAGAGATAAGATCGCCATAGTTGTTAAAATTGGCTCCCGCGGCGATGTCTATAAATAA
- a CDS encoding methyltransferase domain-containing protein: MTEMNIRELQKSLEEFIFVGQAHKLGVFDSLAENPESAAGLARRMRWDARATLALLDALDEMKYLKKSKDVYSVPAGVIKRLVEREGKQYEGDFWQFLYYLVNPWRTLAHVLKTGMPDRQSYKDFSMADFIRGMDSPWKKAVAPEIVDACLKLAPHAKSAWDIGGAPGTVAREFALRGIDTLIFDLPESNAVMGTELTRLDRVSVKDGDATNSLPEGTCDIAFLGNLCHGQSPEDNRKILRMCMERLNPKGIVVIFDNLKGEDMRAATLALHMITQSPAGNIYTRREYLGWLRGAGYRKLKVQKLADPAWSLVIGFR; encoded by the coding sequence ATGACAGAAATGAACATACGTGAACTGCAGAAATCGCTTGAAGAATTCATATTCGTGGGCCAGGCGCACAAGCTGGGGGTGTTCGATTCGCTCGCGGAAAACCCAGAGAGCGCCGCGGGCCTCGCCCGGCGCATGCGCTGGGACGCGCGGGCGACGCTCGCGCTCCTGGACGCCCTGGACGAGATGAAATACCTGAAAAAATCGAAGGACGTCTACAGCGTTCCCGCGGGCGTAATTAAAAGGCTCGTCGAACGGGAGGGAAAACAGTACGAGGGGGACTTCTGGCAGTTTCTCTATTACCTCGTGAATCCCTGGCGTACGCTCGCGCACGTCTTGAAAACCGGCATGCCCGACAGGCAGAGCTACAAGGATTTTTCCATGGCCGATTTCATCCGCGGAATGGATTCGCCCTGGAAAAAGGCGGTCGCGCCGGAAATAGTCGACGCCTGCCTGAAGCTCGCGCCCCACGCGAAGAGCGCCTGGGACATAGGCGGGGCGCCGGGCACGGTGGCCCGCGAGTTCGCGCTGCGGGGGATCGATACGCTTATCTTCGACCTTCCCGAATCGAACGCCGTGATGGGAACCGAGCTTACCCGGCTCGATCGCGTATCGGTGAAGGACGGCGACGCGACGAATTCTCTGCCGGAGGGAACGTGCGACATCGCCTTCCTGGGAAACCTTTGCCACGGGCAATCCCCGGAAGACAACCGGAAGATACTCCGGATGTGCATGGAGCGTCTCAACCCGAAGGGGATCGTCGTGATCTTCGACAACCTCAAGGGCGAGGACATGCGCGCCGCCACGCTCGCGCTCCACATGATCACGCAGAGCCCGGCCGGCAACATCTACACCCGCAGGGAGTACCTGGGATGGCTGCGCGGGGCGGGTTACCGGAAACTCAAGGTGCAGAAGCTTGCCGATCCCGCGTGGAGCCTTGTGATCGGTTTCCGCTGA
- a CDS encoding CoA-binding protein, protein MLFHPQSGAECTAADKPHFPGAYAMSENPLHLLMNPRSIAVAGAGNNFMKMGTLNALSIVKDSFPGRLYPVHPREKTVLGLPAFATVADLPETPDLAVLIVPADQALVLMDEFGKRGTRRAIVISAGFRETGPEGVLKERALVETARRHSMRFVGPNCMGILNTGLPLNTTVAAMDPAPGKLGFASQSGTYVAQVLPYLQRRGIRFSKALSVGNEADITLADVLEYLGEDEQTKAISLYVEGIGDVERFLAVARKITPCKPVIAQYIGGSEAGARAGKSHTGAMAGPDYLYEGLFRQAGIIRVHSVEDLYGIGWALASQPPIRGTRIGIVTNSGGPGSAVAHTCETGGFTMPRFSDALQEKIRPLIPPHAPCINPVDVTFMMDINLITDTIPEMLMKSGEVDGIVLHGAMRSGFIAAVYPHLKELINDAPLESILGSLGGGISNAVRLPFTHGIPMAVSSFFGCEDDYSKMYMDSGVPVFDSPEKAAHAMNALLRHYHIRNRAPHRDPALPAECPAARRVLAEARAKGRTSLDEHAAKTLLAAYGVSVTAEKLVDTAEGAAAAADTLGYPVVLKACDAEILHKTEKGLVFLNLRSRGEAAAAFTTLQERAGRQTGAVIYKMVMGERELIAGMTRHPGFGPCVVFGLGGIYTEALRDLSFRVAPLSERDAREMQDEIRASKVLGEFRRMPAVNRDALTAVLMALSAIAVLHPEVAEIDINPLLVSGSNPVAVDALVVLADPTAGQG, encoded by the coding sequence ATGCTCTTCCATCCCCAATCCGGCGCGGAATGCACAGCCGCGGACAAACCCCACTTCCCAGGAGCGTATGCCATGAGCGAAAATCCCCTTCACCTGCTGATGAACCCGAGGTCGATCGCGGTGGCCGGCGCGGGCAACAACTTCATGAAGATGGGCACGCTGAACGCGCTGAGCATCGTTAAGGACAGCTTCCCGGGAAGGCTCTACCCCGTGCATCCGCGCGAGAAGACGGTGCTGGGACTCCCGGCGTTCGCGACCGTGGCGGATCTTCCCGAAACGCCCGATCTCGCGGTGCTCATCGTTCCCGCCGACCAGGCCCTGGTGCTCATGGACGAGTTCGGGAAGCGGGGGACCAGGCGCGCGATCGTGATCTCGGCCGGGTTCAGGGAAACCGGGCCGGAGGGCGTGCTGAAAGAGCGCGCGCTCGTGGAAACGGCGCGCCGGCATTCGATGCGCTTCGTGGGGCCCAACTGCATGGGCATATTGAATACGGGGCTTCCCCTCAACACGACGGTGGCGGCCATGGACCCCGCGCCGGGGAAGCTGGGCTTTGCCTCGCAGAGCGGCACCTACGTCGCACAGGTGCTTCCCTATCTGCAGAGACGCGGCATCCGCTTCAGCAAGGCCCTGAGCGTGGGGAACGAGGCGGACATCACGCTCGCCGATGTGCTCGAATACCTTGGCGAGGACGAGCAGACGAAGGCGATATCCCTGTACGTCGAGGGAATCGGCGACGTCGAGCGTTTCCTTGCCGTTGCGCGCAAGATCACACCGTGCAAGCCCGTGATTGCGCAGTATATCGGCGGGTCGGAGGCCGGGGCGCGGGCGGGGAAGAGCCATACCGGCGCCATGGCCGGACCGGATTACCTGTACGAGGGGCTTTTCCGGCAGGCGGGCATCATCCGCGTGCACTCGGTCGAGGACCTGTACGGCATAGGATGGGCGCTCGCCTCGCAGCCGCCCATCAGGGGGACGCGCATCGGCATCGTTACGAATTCCGGCGGGCCGGGATCGGCGGTGGCGCACACGTGCGAAACCGGCGGCTTCACGATGCCGCGGTTCTCGGATGCGCTCCAGGAAAAAATCCGTCCCCTCATTCCGCCGCACGCCCCCTGCATCAATCCCGTGGACGTCACCTTCATGATGGACATCAACCTTATCACCGATACGATTCCCGAGATGCTCATGAAGAGCGGGGAGGTGGACGGCATCGTCCTGCACGGGGCCATGCGCTCCGGTTTCATCGCGGCGGTGTACCCGCACCTGAAAGAGCTCATCAACGACGCGCCGCTCGAGTCGATCCTGGGCTCCCTGGGGGGTGGCATCTCGAACGCGGTCAGGCTGCCGTTCACGCACGGAATCCCCATGGCGGTCTCGTCCTTTTTCGGGTGCGAGGACGATTATTCGAAGATGTACATGGACAGCGGCGTCCCCGTGTTCGACAGCCCCGAGAAGGCGGCGCACGCGATGAACGCGCTTTTACGTCACTATCACATTCGCAATCGCGCCCCACACCGGGATCCGGCGCTTCCCGCGGAGTGCCCCGCCGCGCGGCGCGTCCTGGCCGAGGCCCGTGCGAAGGGCCGCACCTCCCTGGACGAGCACGCCGCGAAAACGCTCCTTGCCGCGTATGGAGTTTCCGTAACCGCCGAGAAACTCGTCGACACGGCAGAGGGTGCGGCCGCGGCCGCCGATACGCTCGGGTACCCGGTCGTGCTCAAGGCGTGCGATGCGGAGATACTCCACAAGACCGAGAAGGGGCTCGTCTTCCTGAATCTCAGGTCGCGCGGCGAGGCGGCCGCCGCCTTCACGACGCTGCAGGAACGCGCGGGACGACAAACGGGCGCGGTGATCTATAAAATGGTCATGGGAGAGCGAGAGCTCATCGCGGGCATGACGCGCCATCCCGGATTCGGCCCCTGTGTCGTGTTCGGCCTGGGCGGAATCTACACAGAGGCGCTACGGGACCTGAGCTTCCGCGTTGCGCCGCTTTCCGAAAGGGACGCCCGCGAGATGCAGGACGAGATAAGGGCGTCGAAGGTGCTGGGCGAATTCCGCCGCATGCCCGCGGTCAATCGGGACGCGCTCACGGCAGTACTCATGGCGCTCTCGGCCATCGCGGTCCTGCACCCCGAGGTCGCGGAGATCGACATCAATCCGCTTCTCGTGAGCGGGTCGAACCCGGTCGCCGTCGATGCGCTGGTGGTGCTGGCGGACCCCACGGCCGGGCAAGGCTGA
- a CDS encoding undecaprenyl-diphosphate phosphatase: MDEFLKALLLGIIEGITEFLPVSSTGHLIIVNQFVDFTGPFAKLFDIVIQVGAIFSVLVYFRKRLNPWAAPAGSAGRRDVIELWKKSLVGMLPAIVLGGLFGKFIQSRLFNPVTVAIMLVAGGVALIALERRNAPGPIAAIGDLSYRHAILIGLFQCLAMVPGTSRSAATIIGAMLLGTTRLVAAEFSFFLAIPTLCAAAGYSVLKAERALTGGEIALLAVGLAVSFATAMLAIAGFMKYISTRDFKPFGWYRIALGLAVLGWFFLAS, translated from the coding sequence ATGGATGAATTTCTGAAGGCGCTGCTGCTGGGCATCATCGAGGGGATCACCGAATTCCTCCCGGTATCCTCCACCGGCCATCTCATCATAGTGAACCAGTTCGTGGATTTTACCGGCCCGTTCGCGAAGCTCTTCGATATTGTGATCCAGGTCGGCGCGATATTTTCGGTGCTGGTATATTTCAGGAAGAGGCTGAACCCGTGGGCCGCGCCCGCGGGCAGCGCCGGGCGGAGAGACGTCATCGAATTATGGAAAAAGTCCCTGGTGGGCATGCTCCCCGCGATCGTGCTCGGGGGACTTTTCGGGAAGTTCATCCAGTCCCGCCTGTTCAACCCGGTCACCGTGGCAATCATGCTCGTCGCCGGGGGCGTCGCACTCATCGCGCTCGAGCGCCGGAATGCGCCCGGGCCCATCGCGGCGATCGGGGACCTGTCCTATCGGCACGCGATCCTCATAGGCCTGTTCCAGTGCCTCGCGATGGTCCCGGGGACATCGCGCTCCGCGGCGACGATTATCGGCGCGATGCTGCTGGGGACTACACGGCTGGTCGCGGCCGAGTTTTCGTTCTTCCTCGCGATCCCCACCCTGTGCGCCGCGGCAGGCTACTCGGTGCTCAAGGCGGAGCGCGCGCTCACCGGCGGCGAGATCGCGCTTCTTGCCGTCGGGCTCGCGGTGTCCTTCGCGACGGCCATGCTCGCGATCGCCGGCTTCATGAAATATATTTCCACGCGGGACTTCAAGCCGTTCGGCTGGTACCGCATCGCCCTGGGACTTGCCGTGCTTGGGTGGTTTTTCCTGGCGTCGTGA